The genomic stretch GAGATGGATATTACCGAACTGCTGGCATTCTCGGCAAAGCAGAATGCATCCGACCTGCACCTTTCGGCGGGTCTGCCTCCCATGATACGTGTTGATGGCGATATTCGTCGGCTTAATGTGCCCGCCATGGAGAACAGCGACGTTCGGCGGCTGATCTACGACATCATGAATGATCGGCAGCGCCGCGACTACGAAGAGCACTTAGAAGCAGACTTCTCGTTTGAAGTGCCGGGCGTGGCGCGCTTTAGGGTCAATGCCTTCAACCAGGCACGCGGGGCGGGGGCGGTGTTCCGTACCATTCCCAATAAGGTGCTTTCCATGGACACCTTGGGCATGGGCGAGGTGTTCCAGCGCCTTTCGATGCTACCCAGGGGATTAGTGCTAGTGACCGGGCCCACGGGATCGGGGAAAAGCACGACCTTGGCGGCGATGATCGACTACATCAACGAACAGCGCTTCGAGCATATTCTGACCATCGAAGATCCGGTGGAGTTTGTGCACACTAGCAAACGCTGCCTGATTAATCAGCGGGAGGTTCACCGCGATACCCATAGCTTCTCTGGGGCGCTGCGAAGCGCGCTGCGCGAAGACCCGGACGTGATTTTGGTCGGCGAGCTTCGCGATCTAGAAACGATCCGCTTGGCGCTGACCGCGGCTGAAACGGGGCATTTGGTATTCGGCACCCTGCACACCACTTCCGCGGCAAAAACCATCGACCGGATTATTGATGTGTTTCCCGGCGAAGAGAAATCCATGGTGCGCTCGATGCTGTCTGAATCGCTCCAGGCGGTTGTCTCGCAAACGTTGTTGAAGCGTCAGGGTGGCGGACGCGTGGCGGCCCACGAGATCCTGATTGCCACGTCTGCGGTGCGTAACCTCATTCGCGAAGATAAAGTGGCGCAGATCTACTCCGCTATCCAGACCGGCGGCGCACTGGGAATGCAGACCCTGAATGCCTCGCTCGCTAAGCTGGTTAAAGAGGGCGTGGTGAGTATGGAGGAAGCCCAAGTAAGAGCTAAAGGCACGCTGACGTTAAAAGATGAGTAAGGCGGCACAAGGATAATAGACGCGATGAGTGAGCCAGCCAGCGGTATGACCGCGACCCAGTGGCTGCATCAGCTGCTGGGTATTATGGTCGAGCAGCAGGCCTCTGACCTGCTGATTTCGGTGGGCGCGCCGCCCAGCTTGAAAACGCCCAAGGGGCTGATGCCGCTGGGGCGTCAGCCGCTCTCCTCTAGCCAGGTGCGTAGCCTGGTGCTGAATGCGGTTCCCGAGAAGCAGCGGGAGCGATTTCAAGAGGAGCACGAGGCGAACTTTGCCCTAAGCTTGGAGAGTGCGGGGCGGTTTCGGGTAAGCGCCTTTCAACAGCGTAACGAGCCCGCCATGGTGGTGCGCCGTATTGCGCAGACCATTCCGACCCTTAGCGCGCTGGGCGTGCCTAGCCAGTTGGCGACGTTGGCCAATGCCAAACGCGGGCTGGTGCTAGTGGTAGGCGGCACGGGAACGGGGAAATCCACTACCCTGGCGGCGATGATTCAGGAGCGCAACGCCTCAGTCGGTGGGCATATCATCACCATTGAAGACCCCATCGAGTACCTGCATCCGCATCAGCGAGGCATCGTTAATCAGCGCGAAGTGGGGGTGGATACGGAGTCCTTCGAGGTGGCGTTGAAAAATACGCTACGCCAAGCGCCGGATGTGATCTTGATTGGTGAAGTGCGTACCCGCGAGACCATGGAGCACGCCCTCACTTTCGCGGAAACCGGGCATCTCTGTTTGGCGACATTGCACGCCAACAACGCGAACCAAGCCTTAGAGCGCATCCTTCACTTCTTTCCCCATGAGCGGCACGAGCAGGTGCTGATGGACCTGTCGCTGAATCTGCGTGCCGTGGTCGCACAGCAGCTGCTGCCTACTCAGCAGGGTGGCCGCTGCGCGGCGATCGAGATTCTGCTCTCGTCGCCACGGGTGGTGGATCTGATCCGAAAAGGACGTATTGATGAATTAAAGCAGGCCATGGCAGGCTCCCGCGACGCGGGGATGCAAACTTTCGATCAGGCGCTTTATGCGCTTTATCAAGCGGGCCAAGTCAGCCAGCAAGTGGCGCTGGCCCATGCGGATTCCGCCAACGACCTGCGGCTGATGATCAAGCAGGGTGACGCTGCTGCCAGCGGTAAGCCGTTAGATGCGCAGGTGCCGTCTCATCTGGCTCTACGCGACGGTGACGATTATTGATGGCCTTCGCCGCTAGGGGGCGTAAATACCGCCCAGCACCCTCGGGCCGCTGGCGCCTGTCACGGAAGGCAAGTTGCCGGGTAGTCCGTGCAGGCGCTGGTGGGCGAGCCAGGCAAAGGCTCCTGCTTCAATCCAATCCTCTGGCCAGCCCAGAGTAGCGGGGGAGAGCAGCGTGACCTTGGGCAGGTGCACGGCTAGCCTTTCCATCAAATAGGCATTGTGAGCACCGCCACCGCCCACCAGTAGCGTGGCACTGGGCTGGCTTAGCGGCAGTTGGGCCACCCCTTGCGCGACACTCACCGCCGTCAGTTCGGCCAGCGTTGCCTGAACATCACGGGGGGCTTCGTCGCCAGTGAGGTGGTCGCTCAACCACGCTAAGTGAAACAGCTCGCGCCCGGTGCTGCGCGGCGGCGGCTGATGAAAAAAGGGTTCTTGCAGCAGGCGGGCGAGTAGCGCTTGGTCGATTTGCCCGCTGGCCGCCCAAGTACCGTTCTCATCAAATCGCCCGGTGTGATGCTTGGCAAACCAGGCATCCAGCAGCACGTTCGCCGGTCCGGTATCGAAGCCCACCACGGCGCGCTCCTGCTCTTGAGGAAGCCACGTAAGGTTGGCAAAACCGCCCAGGTTCAGCACGAGCTGTTCGCTTGGGCGCTGCCCAAACAGCGCTTGGTGGAACGCGGGTGCTAAAGGCGCTGCTTGACCGCCAGCGGCCAAGTCCCGGCGGCGAAAATCGGCCACCACCGTACATCCCGTCAATTCTGCCAGCAGGCTCGGGTTATCTAGCTGTAGCGTATACGCCGGACCCCCCTGGTGACCTTGTGGCGCGTGCTCAATTGTCTGGCCGTGGCTGCCAATCGCCGTAATCTGAGCCGGGACGAGCCCCTGTTCCGTTAAGAGTGCTGTAACGGCCTGGGCCTGGAGGCGGCAAAAGGCATCCTCGGCGGCGGCCAGGTCGGCAAAGCGCGCTGCTGGCGCGTGGCAAAGGTGCAGTAGCTGCGCGTGCAGCGTATCGGGCATGGCAACGGCGGCCGTGGCTAATAGCTTAGGTGGCGTGCCAGGAGTGATGGCGACCAGGGCGGCATCAATGCCGTCCAAGCTGGTGCCTGACATGAGCCCGATATAGTAGGCCGTCGGTGTGGAGGAAGCGGTTTTCATCATGCGAGTCATCCAAAACGGGGTGAAGGCTCAACCAAGGCGGTGGAGCGTGATAACATCGCCCACTATTGATTATTTAAACGCCTTTAACGGCACATAGTACATGGAGAGAGGCAATGAGTGAGGTGGATCAGGCGTTAGCGCTGCTGTCGCGGGGGACGCATGAAATCTTGGTAGAAGACGAGCTGCGTAAAAAGCTCGCGTCCGGTCGCAAGCTGCGTATTAAAGCAGGGTTCGACCCTACAGCACCTGATTTGCACCTGGGCCACAGCGTACTGCTGACCAAAATGCGCCAGTTCCAAGATCTTGGTCACACCGTTATCTTTTTGATTGGTGATTTCACTGGCCGCATTGGTGACCCGACCGGTAAAAACGTCACCCGCAAGCCGCTGACCGAAGCCGACGTCAAGGCGAACGCAGAAACCTATAAAGAGCAGGTGTTCAAAATCCTCGATCCAGAAAAGACCGAGGTGCGCTTCAACGCCGAGTGGTTTGGCGAGCTAAGTGCCGCCAAGATGATCGAGCTGGCCGCGCAAAGTACTGTAGCGCGGATGCTGGAGCGCGATGACTTTGAAAAGCGCTACAAAGCCAACCAGTCCATCGCCATTCATGAATTCCTCTACCCGCTGGTGCAGGGGTACGACTCGGTCGCGCTGGAAGCCGACGTGGAACTGGGCGGTACCGACCAGAAATTCAATCTGCTCATGGGGCGCGAGATTCAGAAGCACTTCGGTCAGGGGCCCCAGGTGGTCATTACCATGCCGCTATTGGAAGGTCTGGACGGCGTGCAGAAAATGTCCAAGTCGCTTGGCAACTACGTGGGCGTGGATGAAGCACCGGGGTCCATGTTCAATAAGCTGGTCTCCATGCCCGATAGCTTAATGTGGCGTTACTTCGAGCTGCTCTCGCTCAAATCGAACGAAGAGATTGAGGCGCTGAAGCAGAGTGTCGAGCAGGGTGCGAATCCTCGCGATGTGAAAATGGAGCTGGCTCGTGAACTCATCGCTCGTTACCACGGTGATGAAGCCGCCGCGAATGCGCACAAGTCGGCGGGTAACCAACTGGCCGATGGTGAGCTGCCGGAAGACCTGCCGGAAGTAGAGGTCGATTTTGAGGGTGGCGAGCAGGCGCCGATTGCAGCCGTGCTCAACCGCTCTGGTCTGACCAAAAACAGCGCGCAAGCGAAAGACATGCTAAAAAACGGCAGTGTCAAAGTGGATGGTGAGGTCGTTGCTCAAGACACCATGCTCGCCACTGGTAAAGTGTATGTGATTCAAGCGGGCAAGAAGCGTTACGCTCGCGTGACCCTTGTTTGAACTTTCTGAAAACTTTTTCACATTAGCTCTTGCCAACCCGGTCGCGAATCCGTAAAGTACGCATCCGCTGCCGGGGACGCCAAGCGTTACCAGCGGTAAATGAGGCTAAAAACCTCTGGTTTTGTCAGGAAGTTAGCGCCATCTCGTTATTGATTGGATCGCTCGCTTCACTCGCTGAAAACAGCGGTTGACAAACACCACGGAATGCGTAGAATACGCCTTCCTCGCTAAGGCAACACGGTTCAGGTCATCGAGCCGGCACAGCGAAACAGCTCTTTAACAATTTGATCAGGTAATTCATGTGGGCGCTTGCCGATGAGGGTGAATCATCACCTATTATCAAGGCAAGCGACTCGTCAAACAGGCTTCGGCCTAATGAATGAATTCGTTTGACCCTTGAGCCAAGTTTGGTTCGCTTCTGTGGCTTTGGTCACAGGCAAGAACCGCATTGATCTTAAACTGAAGAGTTTGATCATGGCTCAGATTGAACGCTGGCGGCAGGCCTAACACATGCAAGTCGAGCGGTAACAGATCCAGCTTGCTGGATGCTGACGAGCGGCGGACGGGTGAGTAATGCATAGGAATCTGCCCGATAGTGGGGGATAACCTGGGGAAACCCAGGCTAATACCGCATACGTCCTACGGGAGAAAGGGGGCTTCGGCTCCCGCTATCGGATGAGCCTATGTCGGATTAGCTAGTTGGTGAGGTAACGGCTCACCAAGGCAACGATCCGTAGCTGGTCTGAGAGGATGATCAGCCACATCGGGACTGAGACACGGCCCGAACTCCTACGGGAGGCAGCAGTGGGGAATATTGGACAATGGGGGCAACCCTGATCCAGCCATGCCGCGTGTGTGAAGAAGGCCCTCGGGTTGTAAAGCACTTTCAGCGAGGAAGAACGCCTAGCGGTTAATACCCGCTAGGAAAGACATCACTCGCAGAAGAAGCACCGGCTAACTCCGTGCCAGCAGCCGCGGTAATACGGAGGGTGCAAGCGTTAATCGGAATTACTGGGCGTAAAGCGCGCGTAGGTGGCTTGATAAGCCGGTTGTGAAAGCCCCGGGCTCAACCTGGGAACGGCATCCGGAACTGTCAAGCTAGAGTGCAGGAGAGGAAGGTAGAATTCCCGGTGTAGCGGTGAAATGCGTAGAGATCGGGAGGAATACCAGTGGCGAAGGCGGCCTTCTGGACTGACACTGACACTGAGGTGCGAAAGCGTGGGTAGCAAACAGGATTAGATACCCTGGTAGTCCACGCCGTAAACGATGTCGACCAGCCGTTGGGTGCCTAGCGCACTTTGTGGCGAAGTTAACGCGATAAGTCGACCGCCTGGGGAGTACGGCCGCAAGGTTAAAACTCAAATGAATTGACGGGGGCCCGCACAAGCGGTGGAGCATGTGGTTTAATTCGATGCAACGCGAAGAACCTTACCTACTCTTGACATCCTGCGAATTCGGTAGAGATACCTTAGTGCCTTCGGGAACGCAGAGACAGGTGCTGCATGGCTGTCGTCAGCTCGTGTTGTGAAATGTTGGGTTAAGTCCCGTAACGAGCGCAACCCTTGTCCTTATTTGCCAGCGCGTAATGGCGGGAACTCTAAGGAGACTGCCGGTGACAAACCGGAGGAAGGTGGGGACGACGTCAAGTCATCATGGCCCTTACGAGTAGGGCTACACACGTGCTACAATGGTCGGTACAAAGGGTTGCGAGCTCGCGAGAGTCAGCCAATCCCGAAAAGCCGATCTCAGTCCGGATCGGAGTCTGCAACTCGACTCCGTGAAGTCGGAATCGCTAGTAATCGTAGATCAGAATGCTACGGTGAATACGTTCCCGGGCCTTGTACACACCGCCCGTCACACCATGGGAGTGGACTGCACCAGAAGTGGTTAGCCTAACGCAAGAGGGCGATCACCACGGTGTGGTTCATGACTGGGGTGAAGTCGTAACAAGGTAGCCGTAGGGGAACCTGCGGCTGGATCACCTCCTTAAACGATGTCTTCCCCTCGCGGTAAGCGCTCACAATGAATTACCTGATCAGATAGTAGAGCAAACGGTTTACGCACGATCCCCTCTTGGGTCTGTAGCTCAGTTGGTTAGAGCGCACCCCTGATAAGGGTGAGGTCGGCAGTTCAAGTCTGCCCAGACCCACCAAATTTTATCGAACACATCATGATCATGTGCTTTGTATAGTCAGACTATGCGGTGCCATGGCATGCCTTGTGAGACATAAAATTACCGAGAGGTCAGTGTGGTCAGATGGGGCCATAGCTCAGCTGGGAGAGCGCCTGCCTTGCACGCAGGAGGTCAGCGGTTCGATCCCGCTTGGCTCCACCATTCTCGACACCGTTTGTTGTTTTGTGACCATTGATAAGTCAGACGCATCAGCGTTGCCTTATCACTGTTCACTGAACAGTCGCTCTTTAACAATGTATATCATGCTGACATGAACGTTTGTTGAAACGTTCATACGTAATTGTTAAGTGATACGTCTCAAGCGTATCCGGCAATCGTTGTCATTGCGAGATACCAGACCCCTTCGGGTTATAGGGTCAAGCAATGAAGCGCACACGGTGGATGCCTAGGCAGCCAGAGGCGATGAAAGACGTGGTAGCCTGCGATAAGGTTCGGTGAGGTGGCAAACGACCTGTGACCCGGACATCTCTGAATGGGGAAACCCACTCAGCATCAGCTGAGTATCCTACGCTGAATACATAGGCGTAGGAGGCGAACCAGGGGAACTGAAACATCTAAGTACCCTGAGGAAAAGAAATCAACCGAGATTCCCCTAGTAGCGGCGAGCGAACGGGGACCAGCCCTTAAGCATGTGACTGATTAGGCGAATACGCTGGGAAGCGTGGCCATAGTGGGTGATAGCCCCGTAGCCGAAAATCTGATCATGTGAAATCGAGTAGGTCGGGGCACGAGAAACCTTGACTGAAGACGGGGGGACCATCCTCCAAGGCTAAATACTCCTGGCTGACCGATAGTGAACCAGTACCGTGAGGGAAAGGCGAAAAGAACCCCGGAGAGGGGAGTGAAATAGATCCTGAAACCGTGTGCGTACAAGCAGTAGGAGCGGACTTGTTCCGTGACTGCGTACCTTTTGTATAATGGGTCAGCGACTTATATTCAGTGGCGAGGTTAACCGTATAGGGGAGCCGTAGGGAAACCGAGTCTTAACTGGGCGACACAGTCGCTGGATATAGACCCGAAACCGAGCGATCTATCCATGAGCAGGGTGAAGATTGAGTAACATCAATTGGAGGCCCGAACCAGGATCTGTTGAAAAAGATTTGGATGACTTGTGGATCGGAGTGAAAGGCTAATCAAGCTCGGAGATAGCTGGTTCTCCTCGAAAGCTATTTAGGTAGCGCCTCACGTATCACCGCCGGGGGTAGAGCACTGTTTCGGCTAGGGGGTCATCCCGACTTACCAACCCGAGGCAAACTCCGAATACCGGTGAGTGCGAGCGTGGGAGACACACGGCGGGTGCTAACGTCCGTCGTGAAAAGGGAAACAACCCAGACCGTCAGCTAAGGTCCCCAAATCCTGGTTAAGTGGGAAACGATGTGGGAAGGCTCAGACAGCTAGGAGGTTGGCTTAGAAGCAGCCATCCTTTAAAGAAAGCGTAATAGCTCACTAGTCGAGTCGGCCTGCGCGGAAGATGTAACGGGGCTAAACCAGGTACCGAAGCTACGGGTTCATCCTCTGGATGAGCGGTAGAGGAGCGTCGTGTAAGCCAATGAAGGTGTGTTGAGAAGCATGCTGGAGGTATCACGAGTGCGAATGCTGACATGAGTAACGATAAAGGGAGTGAAAAACTCCCTCGCCGGAAGACCAAGGGTTTCTGTTCGACGCTAATCGGAGCAGAGTGAGTCGGCCCCTAAGGCGAGGCCGAAAGGCGTAGTCGATGGGAAACGGGTCAATATTCCCGTACCGGACATGATTGCGATGGGGGGACGGAGAAGGCTAGGTGAGCCAGGCGTTGGTTGTCCTGGTGAAAGTGAGTAGGCTGGTGTCTTAGGTAAATCCGGGACGCTAAGGCCGAGACACGAAACGAACGGACCACGGTCCGGAAGTCATTGATGCCACGCTTCCAGGAAAAGCCTCTAAGCTTCAGATCATGTGCGACCGTACCCCAAACCGACACAGGTGGTCAGGGTGAGAATCCCAAGGCGCTTGAGAGAACTCGGGTGAAGGAACTAGGCAAAATGGTGCCGTAACTTCGGGAGAAGGCACGCCGGCGTAGGGTAATGGGACTTGCTCCCCGAGCCCGAACCGGTCGAAGATACCAGGTGGCTGCAACTGTTTAGTAAAAACACAGCACTCTGCTAACGCGCAAGCGGACGTATAGGGTGTGACGCCTGCCCGGTGCCGGAAGGTTAAGTGATGGTGTTAGGCCTCGGCCGAAGCTCTTGATCGAAGCCCCGGTAAACGGCGGCCGTAACTATAACGGTCCTAAGGTAGCGAAATTCCTTGTCGGGTAAGTTCCGACCTGCACGAATGGCGTAATGATGGCCACGCTGTCTCCACCCGAGACTCAGTGAAATTGAAATCGCCGTGAAGATGCGGTGTACCCGCGGCTAGACGGAAAGACCCCGTGAACCTTTACTATAGCTTCACACTGGACGCTGATGTTGCCTGTGTAGGATAGCTGGGAGGCTTTGAAACCCGGACGCCAGTTCGGGTGGAGCCAACCTTGAAATACCAGCCTGGCATCATTGGCGTTCTCACTCAGGTCCGTTATCCGGATCGAGGACAGTGTGTGGTGGGTAGTTTGACTGGGGCGGTCTCCTCCCAAAGCGTAACGGAGGAGCACGAAGGTACCCTCAGCACGGTCGGACATCGTGCAATGAGTGCAAGAGCATAAGGGTGCTTGACTGCGAGACAGACACGTCGAGCAGGTGCGAAAGCAGGTTCTAGTGATCCGGTGGTTCTGTATGGAAGGGCCATCGCTCAACGGATAAAAGGTACTCCGGGGATAACAGGCTGATACCGCCCAAGAGTTCACATCGACGGCGGTGTTTGGCACCTCGATGTCGGCTCATCACATCCTGGGGCTGAAGTCGGTCCCAAGGGTATGGCTGTTCGCCATTTAAAGTGGTACGCGAGCTGGGTTTAGAACGTCGTGAGACAGTTCGGTCCCTATCTGCCGTGGGCGTTGGATGTTTGAGAAGAGCTGCTCCTAGTACGAGAGGACCGGAGTGGACGACCCTCTGGTGTTCCGGTTGTCACGCCAGTGGCATTGCCGGGTAGCTATGGTCGGACGGGATAACCGCTGAAAGCATCTAAGCGGGAAGCCCCCTTCAAGATGAGACATCCCTGAGGCCTAGAGCCTCCTAAAGGGCCCAGCGAGACCAGCTGGTTGATAGGCACGGTGTGGAAGCGCTGCAAGGCGTTGAGCTAACGTGTACTAATGGCCCGTGAGGCTTGACCCTATAACACCCAAGGGGTCTGGTCGCGATGATAACGATCGAGTGGATCGCCACTCAGAGAACCGGATACGCATCCGCCAGCCAAGGCGCTAGCGGACAAGAGACGATCACACAACACTCAGCATGATATGCATTACCTGTTACGCCTGACGACCATAGCACGCGTGAACCACCTGATCCCTTGCCGAACTCAGAAGTGAAACCGCTTAGCGCCGATGGTAGTGTGGGGTCTCCCCATGCGAGAGTAGGTCATCGTCAGGCACTTATACCGCAAAGAACCCAGCCAATAGGCTGGGTTTTTTGTTGCGCGCTCGAAAGCGCGCCATGACCAGCCCCGGGCACCCTGTGCTCGGGGCTTTTGGGCTGTGCCTTCCGAATGTCCAAGCATTGAAAAGTGACGCCACGGGTGCACAAAGTTTCCTTGAAACGACTGTTTTAAAAAAATAAATAACAGGGAGTTACTGCTCTTTGGTGGCGGCAGGGCTGCCGAGCAACTAGTATGAGCGGGTACCTATCATTTAAGCAGCATCTCAGGAGGAGACGCGATATGAGTACCCCATTGATGAAGAAGCTAGCGGTTGCGCTACTGATGGCCATGATGATGGGCGGTTTAGCTGCCTGTGATAACCAGGGCCCTGCCGAAGAAGCAGGTGAAAACATCGATGAGAGCATGGAAGATGCAGGCGAAAGCCTAGAGGACATGGGTGAGAATATCGAAGAGTCTGCAGAGGAGTAAGAAAACGACTCTTTGCAGCGTATCGATATGCTACCGATATAAAAACAGCCGCTTAGAAGCGGCTGTTTTGCGTTTTAAGGCTTGGAAAGTAGTTTGGTCATGCACCTGGGTTTTGCTCGATACCCTGTAGATACCAAGGTGCCTGATCGCGCATGGCACGCGTCAAGTGCCACGTTTCGTTGAACTCGGTTTGCTCACCGTTCTCTTCCAAAATACCGTGGAAGATGACGGTGGCTTCGGCGTGGCCATCGTACTCATTGATATCGCCAAGCTCTGCAAACAGTCGCACGATCTCAGTGCGATTATTGGCAGGCTGCTCGGCGCGCTCCTGGCGAAGCAGGTTGTAGAGCTCTGGCGTCACGTACTCCTGGATTTGATTGAAGTCGTTATTATCCCAAGCACGCTGCAGCGTCATGAAATGCTCTTTGGCACCGCCTAGAAAACGCTCCTTGTCAAACCAAGCCGGTGTGCTTTGTAAGCCACTGGCTAAGCTGCCTGGAGACGCTGTGACGTTGTTTGGGGTGTACTGAGTCTCTTGGCGTTCGCGCTGATAGCCTGCCGGGTGGGCGGATGCAGGACGACGCTGACGCATGAAGGCGCGGAAAGCGAAGATCGCCAGCGCAGCGACGCCTACCATGACGAGCAGATCCATCAGACGCAGCTCGTCAAACGCACCACCGAAGAAGAGCGCTGCCAGCAAGCCGCCTGCCAGTAGGCCGCCCATCATGCCACCCATACCTCCACGGCGAGCAGCGGTGGCGGCGCCTGCGCCCTGCTGGGTGCTTTGGGCCTGTTGCTGTGCGGGCGTGCTAGCCGGTCGGTCAGCGGAGCGTGACACGCTACCCATGCTGCTACCACCGCCTAGGCGGCGTGCCTCCGCGTGTTCGATGGCGGCGCTAACGCCCATAACGCTCACCAATAGCATGACAAAGAATTGCCTTAACATGTTGATTCTCCAATGAGGATGCAGGTAATGCCAACTGCTTCAGTGCGAAGCAGATAGAAAAGGGTGGGCCATCAGTTTACCGTGTAATACCTCGCCTAGGTGATGGTGAGAGTCACTATAAAGACAAAAAAAGGAGCAAAAAGTGCGTTTAGATCAGGCTCGAAGCATCTTGTTGATGATCGATTTTCAGGCGGGTTTATTGCCCGTGATCGAAGGCGGTGAGGC from Halomonas meridiana encodes the following:
- a CDS encoding type IV pilus twitching motility protein PilT, which codes for MDITELLAFSAKQNASDLHLSAGLPPMIRVDGDIRRLNVPAMENSDVRRLIYDIMNDRQRRDYEEHLEADFSFEVPGVARFRVNAFNQARGAGAVFRTIPNKVLSMDTLGMGEVFQRLSMLPRGLVLVTGPTGSGKSTTLAAMIDYINEQRFEHILTIEDPVEFVHTSKRCLINQREVHRDTHSFSGALRSALREDPDVILVGELRDLETIRLALTAAETGHLVFGTLHTTSAAKTIDRIIDVFPGEEKSMVRSMLSESLQAVVSQTLLKRQGGGRVAAHEILIATSAVRNLIREDKVAQIYSAIQTGGALGMQTLNASLAKLVKEGVVSMEEAQVRAKGTLTLKDE
- a CDS encoding PilT/PilU family type 4a pilus ATPase; the protein is MSEPASGMTATQWLHQLLGIMVEQQASDLLISVGAPPSLKTPKGLMPLGRQPLSSSQVRSLVLNAVPEKQRERFQEEHEANFALSLESAGRFRVSAFQQRNEPAMVVRRIAQTIPTLSALGVPSQLATLANAKRGLVLVVGGTGTGKSTTLAAMIQERNASVGGHIITIEDPIEYLHPHQRGIVNQREVGVDTESFEVALKNTLRQAPDVILIGEVRTRETMEHALTFAETGHLCLATLHANNANQALERILHFFPHERHEQVLMDLSLNLRAVVAQQLLPTQQGGRCAAIEILLSSPRVVDLIRKGRIDELKQAMAGSRDAGMQTFDQALYALYQAGQVSQQVALAHADSANDLRLMIKQGDAAASGKPLDAQVPSHLALRDGDDY
- a CDS encoding anhydro-N-acetylmuramic acid kinase; this translates as MKTASSTPTAYYIGLMSGTSLDGIDAALVAITPGTPPKLLATAAVAMPDTLHAQLLHLCHAPAARFADLAAAEDAFCRLQAQAVTALLTEQGLVPAQITAIGSHGQTIEHAPQGHQGGPAYTLQLDNPSLLAELTGCTVVADFRRRDLAAGGQAAPLAPAFHQALFGQRPSEQLVLNLGGFANLTWLPQEQERAVVGFDTGPANVLLDAWFAKHHTGRFDENGTWAASGQIDQALLARLLQEPFFHQPPPRSTGRELFHLAWLSDHLTGDEAPRDVQATLAELTAVSVAQGVAQLPLSQPSATLLVGGGGAHNAYLMERLAVHLPKVTLLSPATLGWPEDWIEAGAFAWLAHQRLHGLPGNLPSVTGASGPRVLGGIYAP
- the tyrS gene encoding tyrosine--tRNA ligase translates to MSEVDQALALLSRGTHEILVEDELRKKLASGRKLRIKAGFDPTAPDLHLGHSVLLTKMRQFQDLGHTVIFLIGDFTGRIGDPTGKNVTRKPLTEADVKANAETYKEQVFKILDPEKTEVRFNAEWFGELSAAKMIELAAQSTVARMLERDDFEKRYKANQSIAIHEFLYPLVQGYDSVALEADVELGGTDQKFNLLMGREIQKHFGQGPQVVITMPLLEGLDGVQKMSKSLGNYVGVDEAPGSMFNKLVSMPDSLMWRYFELLSLKSNEEIEALKQSVEQGANPRDVKMELARELIARYHGDEAAANAHKSAGNQLADGELPEDLPEVEVDFEGGEQAPIAAVLNRSGLTKNSAQAKDMLKNGSVKVDGEVVAQDTMLATGKVYVIQAGKKRYARVTLV
- a CDS encoding Tim44 domain-containing protein; this translates as MLRQFFVMLLVSVMGVSAAIEHAEARRLGGGSSMGSVSRSADRPASTPAQQQAQSTQQGAGAATAARRGGMGGMMGGLLAGGLLAALFFGGAFDELRLMDLLVMVGVAALAIFAFRAFMRQRRPASAHPAGYQRERQETQYTPNNVTASPGSLASGLQSTPAWFDKERFLGGAKEHFMTLQRAWDNNDFNQIQEYVTPELYNLLRQERAEQPANNRTEIVRLFAELGDINEYDGHAEATVIFHGILEENGEQTEFNETWHLTRAMRDQAPWYLQGIEQNPGA